In Bactrocera neohumeralis isolate Rockhampton chromosome 5, APGP_CSIRO_Bneo_wtdbg2-racon-allhic-juicebox.fasta_v2, whole genome shotgun sequence, the genomic window tacatacatattatgaaACTCATTGAACTTTTTAACCTTATGGACATGGATATCGCTGATCCACATATTGCAGAATGTGATGTTAACTGCCACAAGAAATGCGAGCACTTAATGGCCAACTTATGCGGCGTCAACCAGAAACTCATCGTCGAGGCTTTGGCATGCGTGAAGCGAGGTAATCGCTCCCCGAAACGTATTTCGTGcaaagaatattttatatgatttacatacatatatccattaaTGCTAAAAACACCTAGAGAACAAGAGAACCATCATTTAGGAACCCTTGGCCAAAATGTTATGGTCATTATATCAATGAATCCTTAGGCTACTACTAAGAACAAGAGTCTAAGGCCACAATTTTTGAGAACTTAAACttaatgttttacaattttcttaaacttGAATGGGGATATGCCACTTCTCAATGCGTCGGTTTTCAGTTAAAGTCGACCGTACATCTAAAGACCTAATACTAGCTAGTAATATAGTatgcgtatgtacatacatatattcatatgtgtcGAGGCTGAAGAGCCGCACATAGTAATCTTATTACCGAGAGCTCGAATTTCTAGAAATCATCTCAAATATTTGTTGCTGCTATTTCCTTcatattttgagattttttttgtgCATGTTTCTTCGAGTTGCTTAGACTCAGCAAAATAatcatacaaacacacacacatatgtaaacataaatgtattggaaatgcatttatatacacaaatatttagcTAACGGTTCGATACATTATTGGCTTGAGGCCATGCAGGTCAGGTGATTGCGCCGTCCATATATTGTTAGCCGCCCAAAATAATTTGTGTGGGAAGATTTTCTACGTGCAGTGTcccaaatacttaaaaaatattgttgttatttatcgCCGTTTTATGGCACCAGTGGCAGTGTTGCACATATACAAACGCGGGTACACCGAGACGGTATTCTCCCGGGCGTTCAGATTCTTGGCACACTTGTACATTCTTGTAACGCACTTCTATGATCTTACACATGTATTTACACACAATATCATATACGTTTGAATTTTACGCAAATTACATACAGACATGTGTACTATTTTGCATTGCTTATTACGAGCACCGTTACAATGATGAAAtgctttgcaaatatttatgacTTTACTTCAATTACTTTCTACAGTTTGTATTTTGTTATAATTCCTTACAACAGCTCTGTAATGGGTACGTTTCCTAATAAAATACAACTTAAGCCATTTCATAGGTATTTGATTTCCGCATGTCAAGTCACCTCGCACCCTTAAAACTTGTAAGCGAGCGAAGCAAACCCCGAGAGATTCCATCCCTCATCTCTAGAAAAGCAAAGCAAACACTTCAGTTACGCATCGAGTTTAACTatctatttttagttttatttttgcaaaaagtaaCCTCAGCGGTTCGGCGACTGGCTGACTAACATACCAGTGATTGACAGCCTGACAGGTGGTCAAGATCGACAATTTATCATATTATTTATGACAACTACCCACAATTGAGAGGTCGGGCAGTGAATTTCTATCGCATTTATTTCCAAGGTTCAGAATCGATAGCATTCACTTGCTTGTAGTATATTTAAGTACGCACTATTCTCTCCACAGACAAGGCATACAGCAGGGTCCTTGCCTATggactacatacatatagtatatcgaaTGAGGTGTGCTGaggttattgttttcattttgtgtttagcatttttggcaaacatttgtctttatatacatatacatatacatatgtacgtaagtgTATACATTTCCCATTCATCTAATGTGTAGGCGCACGGGAAGTCCGAGAATCGTCGACTACTCCACCGAGTTCAAATCCAGCATATACGATCGAGACCAACGAGGAACAAGATGGTATGCTATGTGTCCGTGTAAGCCCTGTACTAACCTCACTTATACACTTACTAACACATTAAAGACTAGCGCAAAAGAAATCTGCAATTACTAGGCTATGTTAATTTGGATATACAAAATGTAATATCACTTTGTTGTATGTTAATATAAAATCGTTTTGACGATTTTGTCGAACAGAAAACAGCGAGAAGATCGGCGTAAGAATCGATTtgaacatttaattattttagtagaaattatgcaaaaaataacgTTACTTTTCATTAACTTTCTACAAATAActcaaatatataatttgcCGTTGAGGACGACAAACGCGCACCATTCCTATTGCGTTAGCATGaatcttaaattttgttaatatgtgTACGCATCTATGTACCTGTACTAAAGTGcgtattaatatatttaaatccgAGGACTGCACACTAAAATAATACAATCGACACTTAGAGaatgtgttgttgtttactGTCTATGTGAGAAGTGTCTTATTAGTGGCATCTTGAGTTAAAGCAGGTTTATTCATATTCACACCCGTTTTAATATAATAagcaatgtatgtgtgtaactacatacttgtacatatgtaagtgcataGGTATCAGATAAGGCTACTTTTATGTTACTAACACTTTGCCATCGAAGTAACCACTAAAGCACAGACTCTGGAGTTGTCATGTGCTCCTCCTTAATTTATTCAACAAACGTCACTATTGATGCTCTCTAATGAGGCATCTCGGAAGATCCAGATATTTCTTGATTCTATTGACCGCTGGAGTTTATTTGCAGAAACGTCGTACACCTATTCCCAATTTCAAAAGTCGGGGCGTTTCACGGCGCCAGCTACCGTTATACCACGTTTCAAAAACTATTCGGTAGATGATTTCCACTTCCTAGCTGTGTTGGGCAAAGGCAGTTTCGGCAAGGTAATAAACTAAATAATGTCCCCACAAAACTCAAATAACACTCGTTTCGTTCGCATTGTGAATTTCAGGTGCTGCTGGCTGAGCTGCGCGACACCACTTACTACTACGCCGTCAAGTGTTTGAAGAAAGATGTCGTTCTCGAGGATGACGATGTCGATTCAACCTTAATCGAACGCAAAGTGCTGGCATTGGGCACCAAACATCCGTATCTGTGTCACCTGTTTTGCACATTTCAAACGGAGGTAAATAGGAAGCAATCTTGTAGACGAAAAGAATTGAACATcatgaaggttttcgattcttattatttttattattttaattgaaattcacgATATTCATTGGCGGTTTTGACACATATGTACCTACCATCTTACAGATATCctaaaatctatttttatttgtttttcaattgcacATGTTTTAGAGTGTTCCtgaatcaatttaattttcaccattcacacacaaatgcatttttttacattttgatttacatacttatatacatacatacatttcactTTGGCATCGAGCATTTATCTATTCTTAGAATGTTAGATTGTTGGTGTATTCCGTTGTGTGCAGCAGCATATTAAGGCTTTAGGCGGGCATAAGAGGGGCTAACGGCAGATGCCTCTATGTTAATGTCTTACCCTGTGTAACAAGCGCTTTTCCAAAAATCAGTTTTTATCTGCAGGTGCTTACACACGCTTACAAATGTTCGTAGATTCATATGCTGTTGCGCTTGTTGTCATTTTCGTATTTCTCAGCAACCCTGATGCAGTCGAAATTTCAATTGCAGCTGCGGCGCGACGTGGACAAGATATTAGGTGTACATCGTACACCTGCCGGCATGCCGCATGCCTCACCACTCCTCCCCGGCTGCATGGCGAAGTGAGCCACCACAAATAGATCAATTAAACGATTGAGGAAaggtgaaatgataaatttagcCCATTGTTTGACCATCACTAGGTGAATTCGAATGAACGCGTAGTCGCAGACAGCGCGACCGATGGTCAATTTTCAAATGTGGATCAGGGCATTTGATTAAAGTGAATGTCGGCATTAATTGCGTGCATCGCGGAGGAGAAATTGCCACACACGATTGATCGAGCATCGTAAGGTGTCGTAATGGTTTTGTAGCCATCAAGTTGCCGCTACTTGATAAAACTGCATCAATTAGGAAGattcagttttataaaataaatacttttgtcATATTCGACGAAGCTCATTTTATGCCGAACCCTTTTGAAATCAGTTCCAAGTTCCATCCATGGCCATACTTAATACGTTTCATATAATTCTCCCagcatttgaaatttaaaaattttccactttAGTTCGTGCCAAAAATGTAGACCGGTGGTAAATATTATGGAAATGTTGATTTCCGACcaattttaaatgcaattaaCTGACTGCCACTACTTGATTAGGAGATCAAACATTTATGTAGCTCCAAATCAAGTGTGAGTTCCTGTTCTATAtgattctggaatttttccagaGCCACTTGTTCTTTGTAATGGAGTACCTTAATGGTGGGGATCTAATGTTTCACATACAGGAGAGTGGTCGGTTTCCCGAAGAACGTGCACGTTTTTACGGAGCCGAAATCATATCTGGTTTGAAGTTCCTTCACAAAAAAGGAATAATTTATAGGTACGGCTGAAGTATTTTGCAGCGAATAgcataaaaataacttttctatGTGATGTAGAGATCTGAAGTTGGACAACGTGCTATTGGACTTTGAAGGTCACGTTCGCATTGCCGACTTCGGCATGTGCAAATTGCAAATCTACCTCGACAAGACCGCCGACAGCTTCTGCGGTACACCCGATTATATGGCGCCCGAAATCATTAaggtacaaaaacaaatattttcaatattacaaagatttatatatgtatgtgtacatttttCTAAACGAAAAGGGCGAAAAGTATAATCAAAACGTGGATTGGTGGTCCTTTGGTGTCTTGCTCTACGAAATGTTGATTGGGCAATCGCCGTTCAGTGGTTGCGATGAGGATGAATTATTCTGGTCGATTTGCAATGAGATTCCCTGGTTTCCTGTTTACATATCTGCAGAAGCTACGGGTATTTTGAAAGGGGTGAGTCTCAACCTAGTAAAGTCACCCAGCaagatattaaagaaaaaatcttttattgcAGCTACTTGAAAAGGATTACACAAAACGCATTGGATCTCAATACAGTCCCGCTGGCGACATAAGCGAGCACATATTCTTCAGACCCATCGATTGGGACCTGCTAGAAAAACGACAATTACCGCCACCTTTCAAACCCCTTGTGGTGAGAATTCGATTGTGTATATCACGTCGTTTCATATATTAACGGAAATTTAATCGTTTTAGAAACATCCAT contains:
- the LOC126759208 gene encoding putative protein kinase C delta type homolog isoform X2; protein product: MMFTRAQVRKPKASGHNSNQKVQSRSSHKHHNLQQQQHEWDTHYKQSPPRGNGRVHDWERNRGWDKDRDRDRDREYYSDRSNFSTHKSHSYELPRQHSKEKAYTPFYEHEMDHSTIGDCTDRRTRPRSITNRRGAIKQLKTHDYNGHRFVAKFFRQPTFCAFCNLFVWGFGKKGYQCITCQTAVHKKCHEKLLSKCSGSVFNSASTILLRERFKIDMPHRFKPYTFMSPTFCDHCGSLMAGFFIQGLKCEECDVNCHKKCEHLMANLCGVNQKLIVEALACVKRGAREVRESSTTPPSSNPAYTIETNEEQDETSYTYSQFQKSGRFTAPATVIPRFKNYSVDDFHFLAVLGKGSFGKVLLAELRDTTYYYAVKCLKKDVVLEDDDVDSTLIERKVLALGTKHPYLCHLFCTFQTESHLFFVMEYLNGGDLMFHIQESGRFPEERARFYGAEIISGLKFLHKKGIIYRDLKLDNVLLDFEGHVRIADFGMCKLQIYLDKTADSFCGTPDYMAPEIIKGEKYNQNVDWWSFGVLLYEMLIGQSPFSGCDEDELFWSICNEIPWFPVYISAEATGILKGLLEKDYTKRIGSQYSPAGDISEHIFFRPIDWDLLEKRQLPPPFKPLVKHPLDTQYFDRVFTKERVRLTPIEKDILHSMDQKPFLGFTYTNPHITLD